In Ostrea edulis chromosome 6, xbOstEdul1.1, whole genome shotgun sequence, a single window of DNA contains:
- the LOC125664606 gene encoding uncharacterized protein K02A2.6-like produces the protein MYKPGKKVFLADHLSRSFLKETREVLVPDLQVNENLTSYLPASQEMQDRIRKETSHDMELQQLMDTVLVGWPDNKADLSPEIRNYWNFRDDISFIDGILYKSHKLILPKSLQNEMLEKLHVGHQGIVKTKDRARDILFWNGMGKDIENLVSSCEICAKYEAVNPNEPMIPSELPTRPWSKIGMNLFELNGTHHLLTVDYLSKWSEVSKLESLTSKCVITHVKSMIAKYGIPDIIISDNGPQFSSFEFREFVKGYQITHSATSPYYAQSNGQTERMVQTMKRLITKSHDPYVALLEYRNTKIDGIDLSPAQMFLGRRLKFNVPTILPLLKSNLNEDTLVKLKFRQEKQEENFNKYARKEPLKPLKPGDNVMMKNPSGQWKSGHIKDLHSAKRSYIVQSNGKHYRRNRKFLRPTRVRSKFECTVTEDTPISSAPSYSPPKSEVNGTETSL, from the coding sequence ATGTACAAACCAGGAAAGAAAGTGTTCCTAGCTGATCATTTGAGTCGTTCGTTTCTCAAGGAGACAAGGGAGGTACTCGTTCCGGATCTTCAGGTGAATGAAAATCTTACATCATACTTACCTGCCTCACAGGAAATGCAGGACCGAATCAGGAAAGAAACCAGTCATGATATGGAACTACAGCAGCTCATGGATACAGTCTTAGTTGGATGGCCGGACAACAAAGCTGATCTATCACCAGAAATTAGGAACTACTGGAATTTCAGAGACGACATCTCTTTTATTGATGGTATTCTCTACAAGTCTCATAAACTCATTCTTCCAAAGTCGCTGCAAAACGAAATGCTGGAGAAACTTCATGTCGGACATCAAGGAATCGTCAAGACTAAAGACCGTGCAAGAGACATTCTGTTTTGGAATGGTATGGGAAAAGACATTGAAAACCTTGTGAGTTCCTGTGAGATTTGTGCAAAGTACGAAGCCGTGAATCCTAATGAACCGATGATCCCAAGCGAATTACCTACAAGACCTTGGTCAAAGATTGGTATGAATCTTTTTGAACTCAATGGAACTCATCATTTACTCACTGTTGATTACTTGTCAAAGTGGTCAGAGGTGTCTAAACTCGAATCATTGACATCTAAGTGTGTGATTACTCATGTTAAGAGCATGATTGCCAAATACGGAATTCCAGACATCATCATAAGTGATAATGGGCCGCAGTTTAGCAGCTTTGAATTTAGAGAATTCGTAAAGGGATATCAGATCACACATTCAGCTACTAGTCCTTACTATGCTCAGTCTAATGGACAAACAGAACGCATGGTCCAGACGATGAAACGTCTTATCACCAAATCTCATGATCCATATGTAGCTCTGCTAGAGTACAGAAATACCAAAATTGATGGTATTGACTTGTCGCCTGCTCAGATGTTTCTAGGGCGAAGACTGAAATTTAACGTACCAACAATACTGCCTTTGTTGAAATCGAACTTAAATGAGGATACCCTGGTCAAGCTTAAATTTCGTCAAGAAAAACAGGAGGAAAACTTCAACAAGTATGCCAGAAAAGAGCCACTGAAACCTCTTAAGCCAGGAGACAACGTAATGATGAAGAATCCATCTGGACAGTGGAAAAGCGGGCACATCAAAGACTTACATTCGGCTAAACGTTCATACATCGTTCAGAGTAACGGAAAACATTATAGAAGAAACCGCAAGTTCTTGAGGCCAACTCGAGTTAGAAGTAAATTTGAATGCACAGTTACAGAGGATACTCCAATATCCAGTGCTCCGTCGTACAGTCCGCCAAAATCAGAAGTCAATGGAACCGAAACTTCTTTGTAG